One Brassica napus cultivar Da-Ae chromosome A5, Da-Ae, whole genome shotgun sequence DNA window includes the following coding sequences:
- the LOC106453034 gene encoding signal peptidase complex subunit 3A, protein MHSFGYRANALLTFSVTALAFICAIASFSDKFSNQNPSAEIQILNINRLKKQSYGNDEVSLTLDISADLQSLFTWNTKQVFAFVAAEYESPMNSLNQVSLWDVIIPDKEHAKFRIQTSNKYRFIDQGHNLRGKEFNLTLHWHVMPKTGKMLADKIVMPGYSLPDAYK, encoded by the exons ATGCATTCATTTGGATACAGAGCAAATGCTCTGCTCACGTTCTCCGTCACGGCGCTGGCTTTCATCTGCGCGATCGCGTCCTTCTCTGACAAATTCAGCAACCAGAATCCCTCTGCTGAGATCCAG ATACTTAACATCAATCGTCTTAAGAAGCAGTCTTATGGCAATGATGAG GTCAGCTTGACACTGGACATATCGGCAGACTTGCAGTCACTGTTTACTTGGAACACCAAACAG GTTTTCGCTTTCGTGGCAGCGGAATACGAATCCCCAATGAACTCCCTGAATCAG GTTTCTCTATGGGATGTGATTATCCCTGATAAGGAGCATGCCAAGTTTAGGATTCAAACCTCAAACAAGTACCGTTTCATTGATCAG GGACATAATCTTCGTGGGAAAGAGTTCAACTTGACGTTACACTGGCATGTCATGCCCAAGACCGGAAAGATGCTTGCTGACAAGATCGTCATGCCTGGTTACAGCTTACCAGATGCATACAAATGA